Proteins from a single region of Oryza brachyantha chromosome 6, ObraRS2, whole genome shotgun sequence:
- the LOC102703789 gene encoding acetylserotonin O-methyltransferase 1-like — MALKLLAEVSPQELLVALGVFHHHALAYVKSTALKCAVDLGIPDAIHRRGGAATLADVTADAAVHPAKVSDLRRLMDLLSTTGIFTSSTGAGGDDGEGTVVYGLTTAGRFVVGSHNLSPMVQFLVDPLVVSSFFSMPDWFRSEPPAAAAAGAGGGTSSLFEAAHGCSQWEMAGRNSALNSVINSSMVADSYVFIQIVLADKRHVFSGLSSVVDVGGGHGVIMQVIAREFPHIKCSVLDLPHVVGQAPAGDGKVQYIPGNMFESIPPADAVVLKSILHDWSDDDCVKILERCKEAIPERKAGGKVIIMEMVRGSGPQASKIKEMEAIQNMFMMYINGKERDENELKKIFTAAGFSEDYKIMPVVGPFSLIEIYPCMNE; from the exons ATGGCGCTTAAGCTGCTGGCCGAAGTGAGCCCCCAGGAGTTGCTCGTCGCCCTCGGCGTGTTCCATCACCATGCGCTGGCCTATGTCAAGTCGACGGCGCTGAAATGCGCCGTCGATCTCGGCATCCCCGACGCcatccaccgccgcggcggagccgccaccctcgccgacgtcaccgccgacgccgccgtgcaCCCCGCCAAGGTCTCCGACCTCCGGCGTCTGATGGACCTGCTCAGCACGACGGGCATCTTCACCAGCTCcacgggcgccggcggcgacgatggcgaagGCACCGTCGTGTACGGGCTCACCACGGCCGGGCGCTTCGTCGTCGGCTCGCACAACCTGTCGCCGATGGTGCAGTTCCTGGTGGACCCTCTCGTCGTCTCCTCCTTCTTCAGCATGCCGGACTGGTTCAGGAGCGAGcctccagcggcggcggctgccggcgccggcggcgggacgtCGTCGCTGTTCGAGGCGGCGCACGGCTGCTCCCAGTGGGAGATGGCGGGCAGGAACTCGGCGCTGAACAGCGTCATCAACAGCTCCATGGTAGCCGACAGCTACGTCTTCATCCAGATCGTTCTGGCGGACAAGCGCCATGTGTTCAGCGGGCTGAGCTCGGTGGTCGACGTCGGGGGCGGCCATGGCGTGATCATGCAGGTGATTGCGCGGGAGTTCCCGCACATCAAGTGCAGCGTCCTTGACCTTCCCCACGTCGTCGGCCAGGCCCCCGCCGGCGATGGCAAGGTGCAATACATCCCCGGCAACATGTTTGAGTCCATTCCACCTGCAGATGCTGTTGTACTCAAG AGCATTTTGCATGATTGGAGTGATGATGATTGCGTCAAGATACTTGAGCGTTGCAAGGAAGCCATCCCAGAGAGAAAAGCTGGAGGAAAGGTGATAATCATGGAAATGGTGAGAGGATCTGGGCCACAGGCCAGCAAAATCAAGGAGATGGAAGCCATACAGAACATGTTCATGATGTACATCAATGGAAAGGAACGAGATGAAaatgaactgaagaagatCTTCACTGCTGCTGGATTCAGTGAAGACTACAAAATCATGCCAGTAGTGGGTCCTTTCTCATTAATTGAGATCTACCCATGCATGAACGAATAA